A genomic window from Pseudonocardia broussonetiae includes:
- a CDS encoding APC family permease, with protein sequence MSTLATAVKRILVGRPQRSDRLSHTLLPKRIALPVFASDAMSSVAYAPEEIFLTLSIAGVASYAFSPWIGLAVVVVLLTVVTSYRQNVKAYPSGGGDYEVATVNLGRRAGLTVASALLVDYTLTVAVSISAAAANVGALVPYVAEHKVQFAVAAIVVLTAVNLRGIRESGVAFAIPTYAFMLGIATMIVWGLTRILLLGDTVQAPSAGLDLVAEGDALTGLALALLVLRSFTQGCAALTGVEAISNGVPAFRKPKSRNAATTLLLLGGISVTMFMGLIWLAQLTGAKIAENPAVQFPDAPPGYVQQTLVAQLADAVFDDFRLGFFFVVVVTALILVLAANTAYNGFPVLGSILSQDRYLPRQLHTRGDRLAFSNGILVLAGVAILLVVGFQAEVTRLIALYTVGVFTSFTLSQFGMLRHWNRHLATETDPAERTRMRRARVVNGFGAGMTGLVLIIVLITKFTRGAWIAIAAMAVFYVLMLAIQKHYDRVSAELVAGDVDGVLPSRNHAIVLVSTLHKPTLRAVAYARATRPDVLEAVTVNVDDADTKRLMRDWDKRKIPVPLKVIESPYREITKPVLDYVRRIRGDNPRDVVTVFIPEYVVGHWWEQILHNQSALRLKGRLLFQPGVMVTSVPWQLASSERVATARPETPPGSARRGYETPARDRAPDPPVKARR encoded by the coding sequence GTGTCCACGCTCGCCACCGCGGTGAAGCGCATCCTGGTGGGTAGGCCGCAGCGCAGCGATCGACTCAGCCACACGCTGCTGCCCAAGCGCATCGCGCTCCCCGTCTTCGCCTCCGACGCCATGTCGTCCGTCGCCTATGCGCCGGAGGAGATCTTCCTGACGCTGTCGATCGCCGGCGTCGCGTCGTACGCGTTCTCGCCCTGGATCGGCCTGGCGGTCGTCGTCGTGCTGCTCACCGTGGTCACGAGCTACCGGCAGAACGTCAAGGCCTACCCCTCGGGCGGCGGCGACTACGAGGTCGCGACGGTCAACCTGGGCAGGCGCGCGGGGCTCACCGTGGCGAGCGCGCTGCTCGTCGACTACACGCTGACGGTCGCCGTCTCGATCTCCGCGGCCGCGGCCAACGTCGGCGCGCTGGTGCCCTACGTCGCCGAGCACAAGGTGCAGTTCGCGGTGGCCGCGATCGTCGTGCTCACCGCCGTCAACCTGCGGGGGATCCGCGAGTCGGGCGTGGCGTTCGCGATCCCGACCTACGCGTTCATGCTCGGCATCGCCACCATGATCGTCTGGGGCCTGACGCGCATCCTGCTGCTCGGCGACACCGTGCAGGCGCCGAGCGCGGGCCTCGACCTGGTGGCCGAGGGCGACGCGCTCACCGGCCTCGCGCTCGCGCTGCTCGTGCTCCGCTCGTTCACGCAGGGCTGCGCGGCGCTCACCGGCGTCGAGGCGATCAGCAACGGCGTGCCGGCGTTCCGCAAGCCCAAGTCGCGCAACGCCGCCACCACGCTGCTGCTGCTGGGCGGCATCTCCGTCACCATGTTCATGGGCCTGATCTGGCTGGCCCAGCTCACCGGGGCCAAGATCGCGGAGAACCCGGCGGTGCAGTTCCCCGACGCGCCGCCCGGTTACGTCCAGCAGACGCTGGTGGCCCAGCTCGCCGACGCCGTGTTCGACGACTTCCGCCTCGGCTTCTTCTTCGTCGTCGTGGTCACGGCGCTGATCCTCGTGCTGGCCGCCAACACCGCCTACAACGGCTTCCCGGTGCTCGGCTCGATCCTCAGCCAGGACCGCTACCTGCCCCGCCAGCTGCACACCCGCGGCGACCGCCTCGCCTTCTCCAACGGCATCCTCGTGCTCGCCGGCGTGGCGATCCTGCTGGTCGTGGGGTTCCAGGCCGAGGTCACGCGGCTGATCGCGCTCTACACGGTCGGCGTGTTCACCTCGTTCACGCTCAGCCAGTTCGGCATGCTGCGGCACTGGAACCGCCACCTCGCCACCGAGACCGACCCCGCCGAGCGCACCCGGATGCGCCGCGCGCGCGTCGTCAACGGGTTCGGGGCGGGGATGACCGGGCTCGTGCTGATCATCGTGCTGATCACCAAGTTCACCCGGGGCGCGTGGATCGCGATCGCCGCGATGGCCGTGTTCTACGTCCTCATGCTCGCCATCCAGAAGCACTACGACCGGGTGTCGGCCGAGCTGGTCGCGGGCGACGTCGACGGGGTGCTGCCCTCGCGCAACCACGCGATCGTGCTGGTCTCGACGCTGCACAAGCCGACGCTGCGGGCCGTCGCGTACGCCCGGGCCACGCGCCCCGACGTGCTGGAGGCGGTCACCGTCAACGTCGACGACGCCGACACCAAGCGGCTGATGCGCGACTGGGACAAGCGCAAGATCCCGGTGCCGCTGAAGGTCATCGAGTCGCCGTACCGGGAGATCACCAAGCCGGTGCTCGACTACGTCAGGCGCATCCGCGGCGACAACCCGCGCGACGTCGTCACCGTGTTCATCCCCGAGTACGTCGTCGGGCACTGGTGGGAGCAGATCCTGCACAACCAGAGTGCGCTGCGGCTCAAGGGCCGGCTGCTGTTCCAGCCCGGGGTGATGGTGACGAGCGTGCCGTGGCAGCTCGCGTCCTCGGAACGGGTCGCCACGGCGCGCCCGGAGACCCCGCCCGGCTCGGCCCGGCGCGGGTACGAGACGCCCGCCCGCGACCGCGCCCCCGACCCCCCTGTGAAGGCACGCCGATGA
- a CDS encoding potassium channel family protein, which translates to MYVVIMGCGRVGSSLVAGLERLGHEVAVVDRNPQAFRRLGPEFRGRQVVGEGFHREVLVEAGVEKAQAFAAVSSGDNSNIIAARVARENFGVERVVARIYDEKRAAVYERLGIPTVATVPWSTDRLLRMILPDGVASAWREPSGTVAILPLPVHEDWVGHPVSELERVTGSRVAFIVRFGTGVLPRTDTVVQAEDTLYVAAVSGTVSDVTAAAAAAPQEA; encoded by the coding sequence GTGTACGTCGTGATCATGGGGTGCGGACGGGTCGGGTCGTCGCTCGTCGCCGGGCTGGAGCGGCTGGGCCACGAGGTGGCGGTCGTCGACCGGAACCCGCAGGCCTTCCGCAGGCTCGGGCCCGAGTTCCGCGGCCGCCAGGTCGTGGGCGAGGGCTTCCACCGCGAGGTGCTCGTCGAGGCCGGCGTGGAGAAGGCGCAGGCCTTCGCCGCGGTCTCCAGCGGCGACAACTCCAACATCATCGCCGCGCGGGTCGCGCGTGAGAACTTCGGCGTGGAGCGGGTCGTCGCCCGCATCTACGACGAGAAGCGCGCCGCGGTCTACGAGCGCCTCGGCATCCCGACCGTGGCCACCGTGCCCTGGAGCACCGACCGGCTGCTGCGGATGATCCTGCCCGACGGCGTCGCGTCGGCGTGGCGGGAGCCGTCGGGCACGGTCGCGATCCTGCCGCTGCCGGTGCACGAGGACTGGGTCGGCCACCCGGTGTCGGAGCTCGAGCGCGTCACGGGCTCGCGGGTGGCGTTCATCGTCCGCTTCGGCACCGGGGTGCTGCCCCGGACCGACACCGTCGTGCAGGCCGAGGACACGCTCTACGTCGCCGCCGTCTCGGGCACCGTCAGCGACGTCACGGCCGCCGCGGCCGCCGCCCCGCAGGAGGCCTGA
- a CDS encoding potassium channel family protein, with protein sequence MRVAIAGAGAVGRSIALELLDNHHQVMLIERELANIAPETVEAAEWVHADACELSTLEDADIESCDVVIAATGDDKVNLVVSLLAKTEFAVRRVVARVNDPRNEWLFGDNWGVDVAVSTPRLLAALVEEAVAVGDLVRLLTFRQGQANLVEVTLPEDTPLAGRPVRSVKLPSDSALVVILRGGRVIVPQGDDALEPGDELLFVATTAVEEDIRAALER encoded by the coding sequence ATGCGCGTCGCCATCGCCGGGGCCGGAGCCGTCGGCCGCTCGATCGCCCTCGAGCTCCTCGACAACCACCACCAGGTGATGCTCATCGAGCGCGAGCTCGCGAACATCGCGCCGGAGACGGTCGAGGCCGCCGAGTGGGTGCACGCCGACGCGTGCGAGCTGTCCACGCTCGAGGACGCCGACATCGAGAGCTGCGACGTCGTCATCGCCGCCACCGGCGACGACAAGGTCAACCTCGTGGTGTCGCTGCTGGCCAAGACGGAGTTCGCGGTCCGGCGCGTCGTCGCGCGCGTCAACGACCCGCGCAACGAGTGGCTCTTCGGCGACAACTGGGGCGTCGACGTCGCCGTGTCCACGCCGCGCCTGCTGGCCGCGCTCGTCGAGGAGGCCGTGGCCGTCGGCGACCTGGTGCGGCTGCTGACCTTCCGCCAGGGCCAGGCCAACCTCGTCGAGGTCACGCTGCCCGAGGACACGCCGCTGGCCGGGCGCCCGGTGCGCTCGGTCAAGCTGCCGAGCGACTCCGCGCTCGTCGTCATCCTGCGCGGCGGCCGCGTGATCGTGCCCCAGGGCGACGACGCCCTCGAGCCGGGCGACGAGCTGCTCTTCGTCGCCACCACGGCCGTCGAGGAGGACATCCGCGCCGCGCTGGAGCGCTGA
- a CDS encoding DUF3159 domain-containing protein — MTAGPDGERPARETPTLLDQMGGVSGVVASSIPVGVFVVANVLFDLQPAIIAALVAGVAVAVYRIVRKQPLQPAISGLFGVGLAAFIASRTGEARGFYLPGLITSAAFGLAFLVSVLVRWPLAGVVWHGVNGDGHGWRRNPALLRAYTWATLLWTLVFASRVVLQGLLYDANEETWLGIARLAMGYPLTGLALLFTIWAVRRAHRTAGTPAT; from the coding sequence GTGACGGCTGGTCCCGACGGGGAGCGGCCCGCGCGCGAGACACCGACGCTGCTCGACCAGATGGGCGGTGTGTCCGGCGTCGTCGCCTCCAGCATCCCGGTGGGCGTGTTCGTCGTCGCCAACGTGCTGTTCGACCTGCAGCCGGCGATCATCGCCGCGCTCGTGGCCGGCGTCGCCGTGGCCGTGTACCGGATCGTGCGCAAGCAGCCGCTGCAGCCCGCGATCTCGGGGCTGTTCGGCGTCGGCCTGGCCGCATTCATCGCCTCCCGCACCGGCGAGGCCCGCGGCTTCTACCTGCCCGGCCTGATCACCAGCGCCGCCTTCGGGCTGGCGTTCCTGGTCTCGGTGCTGGTGCGCTGGCCGCTGGCCGGGGTCGTGTGGCACGGCGTCAACGGCGACGGGCACGGCTGGCGGCGCAACCCCGCCCTGCTGCGCGCCTACACCTGGGCCACGCTGCTCTGGACGCTCGTGTTCGCCTCGCGCGTGGTCCTGCAGGGCCTGCTCTACGACGCCAACGAGGAGACCTGGCTCGGCATCGCCCGCCTGGCCATGGGCTACCCGCTCACCGGGCTGGCGCTGCTGTTCACGATCTGGGCCGTCCGCCGCGCCCACCGCACGGCGGGCACTCCCGCGACCTGA
- a CDS encoding OB-fold nucleic acid binding domain-containing protein, giving the protein MGTTDGGAFKRMLKRLTSDVDTLDADDLSSDAEKSGAQRASDCACGEEVEVLGRLRSVEFCPQDANASLEAELFDGSEGVTLIWLGRRRIPGIEPGRTMRVRGRLAVRDGRKVLYNPFYEICQAQ; this is encoded by the coding sequence ATGGGCACCACCGACGGTGGCGCGTTCAAGCGGATGCTCAAGCGCCTGACCAGCGACGTGGACACCCTGGACGCCGACGACCTCTCCTCCGACGCCGAGAAGTCCGGTGCGCAGCGGGCGTCGGACTGCGCCTGCGGCGAGGAGGTCGAGGTGCTCGGTAGGCTCCGCAGCGTGGAGTTCTGCCCCCAGGACGCGAACGCGTCGCTGGAGGCGGAGCTGTTCGACGGGAGCGAGGGAGTCACCTTGATCTGGCTGGGCCGGCGGCGCATCCCGGGCATCGAGCCCGGGCGCACCATGCGGGTGCGGGGGCGGCTCGCCGTCCGCGACGGGCGCAAGGTGCTCTACAACCCGTTCTACGAGATCTGCCAGGCCCAGTGA
- a CDS encoding alpha/beta hydrolase encodes MIRAARAAPSAERHPSAAVVLPGSGSDDVFVRSAFAAPLRAAGIALVAPAPRRGRDVVVGYRAALEAAFERADGPLLVGGVSLGAHVAVRWAARAAAGPAAGRVAGLLLALPAWGGDPVDAPAALAARLTAAQVRAGGLAAAVDAARAGAPAWLADELARAWTAHGTGLADALDAAAAEPGPSREDLAGLDLPAGVVGLTGDAVHPLAEARRWAGLLPRAVLETSTLDAFGADPAVLGRAALAGWRRAVGR; translated from the coding sequence GTGATCCGAGCCGCGCGTGCCGCGCCGAGCGCCGAACGGCACCCCTCCGCGGCGGTCGTGCTGCCCGGTTCCGGTTCCGATGACGTGTTCGTGCGCTCGGCGTTCGCCGCGCCCCTGCGGGCCGCCGGGATCGCGCTGGTGGCGCCCGCGCCGCGCCGGGGCCGGGACGTCGTCGTCGGGTACCGGGCCGCCCTGGAGGCCGCGTTCGAGCGCGCCGACGGCCCGCTGCTGGTCGGCGGTGTGTCGCTGGGCGCGCACGTGGCGGTGCGCTGGGCGGCGCGGGCGGCCGCGGGTCCGGCGGCGGGCCGGGTGGCCGGGCTGCTGCTGGCGCTGCCCGCCTGGGGCGGGGACCCGGTCGACGCCCCGGCCGCGCTCGCCGCCCGGCTGACCGCCGCGCAGGTGCGGGCCGGAGGGCTCGCGGCCGCGGTGGACGCGGCGCGGGCCGGAGCCCCGGCCTGGCTGGCCGACGAGCTGGCCCGGGCGTGGACCGCGCACGGCACCGGCCTGGCCGACGCCCTCGACGCCGCCGCCGCCGAGCCGGGCCCCTCCCGCGAGGACCTGGCCGGGCTGGACCTGCCGGCCGGGGTCGTGGGGCTCACCGGCGACGCCGTGCACCCGCTCGCGGAGGCCCGGCGGTGGGCCGGACTGCTCCCCCGCGCGGTGCTGGAGACGTCCACGCTCGACGCCTTCGGTGCCGACCCCGCCGTGCTGGGCCGGGCCGCGCTCGCGGGGTGGCGGCGGGCGGTGGGACGGTAG
- a CDS encoding DUF3710 domain-containing protein, with protein sequence MTADARLGRRSSATGTFGTAAIRRRLAASRDFGPFDAEDLDPAVVDPGLLDFGSIRVPVPPEGSVTVEPTANGRLQAVHIALPGGRLSVSALAAPKSSGLWGELVAEIDSSLREGGARVRSFQGDWGRELHAQTGAALSVFVGVDGARWMLYGVATGPERHAAGLDAALRQMLKGTVVDRGRSPFPVRTVLPLTVPEELADADVVDDSALGVPGPPAARHDAPRHDDPPRYEDGPRYEDGPRYEDGPRYDDPLAEGSGPARAPQGRPGGPPPAQLPPAPPPAPLPAGPGRSGLPGGAPVPVRAPAPVVPRRIDAPTVVRPAVARPAAARSVPPVAPPAYPPPPVRPAAAAWSGASDPRGADPLRSDPLRPDPLGPGPSGGSWAEETRYAEPAGHEPSAYGSRYPESSPYDRSASDLAPYEPPSYDSPSSYGSRSYDAPSYDAHSYDPPSYDAPSYDSPSSDTPSYESPYGAPSYGSSPARSTADPTQALPAARRDRPRDRPSETPVPLWAAAPSGQLEDGLGADPTTALGLDPSGDRSADRYAVADSAETEWWPALDRHAPDRRTPNRPTADRPTADRHDDDPRTADRHDDDRHDDDRHDDDRRAEAAPTEIRPLRRGSGPSGSRRSDEPWSDEPRTSAPRTSEHRTSVPAEPWSAADPWAAATPLHDDLSAPTAFPGPAEPTAAAAPADRHRPGYSGARDPGFDDSGYVGAPSYDPRRHHPVAPPAADPAATQWWPALPPETPAADPAADPVDARHGRPLEDRHPAPELPRTGRRRRAEDTGTGPAAEATLDLAALVRERPGRRRSRYEPEAPATGSGEAGARRAAADPPRRADPDRGTPSDDAPLPRSGRRRAPEDGVTDPLPRVTDDGGTARPRRRRSVDVPPDPYWAPLSARGSDAGRHSRPR encoded by the coding sequence GTGACCGCCGACGCCCGCCTCGGCCGCCGCTCCTCGGCCACCGGCACGTTCGGCACGGCCGCCATCCGCCGCCGCCTCGCCGCCTCGCGCGACTTCGGCCCGTTCGACGCCGAGGACCTCGACCCCGCCGTCGTCGACCCCGGGCTGCTCGACTTCGGGTCCATCCGCGTGCCGGTGCCGCCGGAGGGCTCGGTCACCGTCGAGCCGACGGCCAACGGGCGGCTGCAGGCCGTGCACATCGCGCTGCCCGGCGGGCGGCTGTCGGTGAGCGCGCTGGCGGCGCCGAAGTCGTCGGGCCTGTGGGGCGAGCTGGTGGCGGAGATCGACAGCTCGTTGCGCGAGGGCGGAGCACGGGTGCGTTCGTTCCAGGGCGACTGGGGCCGCGAGCTGCACGCGCAGACCGGCGCCGCGCTGTCGGTGTTCGTGGGCGTCGACGGTGCGCGGTGGATGCTCTACGGCGTCGCCACCGGGCCCGAGCGGCACGCCGCCGGCCTCGACGCGGCGCTGCGGCAGATGCTCAAGGGCACGGTCGTCGACCGGGGCCGCTCGCCGTTCCCGGTGCGCACGGTGCTGCCGCTGACCGTGCCGGAGGAGCTGGCCGACGCCGACGTCGTCGACGACTCGGCGCTCGGGGTGCCCGGGCCGCCTGCCGCCCGTCACGACGCTCCCCGTCACGACGACCCGCCGCGCTACGAGGACGGGCCGCGCTACGAGGACGGGCCGCGCTACGAGGACGGGCCGCGCTACGACGACCCGCTCGCCGAGGGCTCCGGTCCGGCGCGCGCTCCGCAGGGCCGACCGGGCGGGCCGCCGCCCGCCCAGCTGCCCCCCGCTCCTCCGCCCGCTCCTCTGCCGGCCGGTCCGGGCCGGTCCGGGCTGCCCGGTGGGGCCCCGGTGCCGGTCCGCGCGCCCGCCCCGGTGGTGCCCCGGCGCATCGACGCCCCGACGGTCGTGCGGCCCGCGGTGGCGCGCCCCGCCGCGGCGCGGTCGGTGCCGCCGGTCGCCCCGCCCGCCTACCCGCCGCCGCCCGTGCGGCCCGCCGCCGCCGCGTGGTCCGGGGCGTCCGACCCGCGCGGCGCCGATCCCCTCCGTTCCGACCCGCTCCGTCCCGACCCCCTCGGTCCCGGTCCGTCGGGCGGGTCGTGGGCGGAGGAGACGCGGTACGCCGAGCCCGCCGGGCACGAGCCCTCCGCGTACGGGTCCCGGTACCCCGAGTCCTCGCCCTACGACCGCTCGGCCTCCGACCTCGCGCCCTACGAGCCCCCGTCGTACGACTCCCCGTCGTCCTACGGCTCCCGCTCCTACGACGCGCCCTCGTACGACGCGCACTCGTACGACCCGCCCTCCTACGACGCGCCCTCCTACGACAGCCCCTCCTCCGACACCCCGTCGTACGAGTCGCCGTACGGGGCGCCGTCGTACGGGTCGTCGCCGGCCCGCAGCACGGCCGACCCGACGCAGGCCCTGCCCGCCGCCCGGCGCGACCGGCCGCGCGACCGCCCGTCGGAGACGCCCGTCCCGCTGTGGGCCGCCGCCCCGTCCGGCCAGCTCGAGGACGGTCTGGGCGCCGACCCGACCACGGCGCTGGGCCTGGACCCGTCGGGCGACCGCTCCGCCGACCGGTACGCCGTCGCCGACAGCGCCGAGACCGAGTGGTGGCCCGCCCTCGACCGGCACGCTCCTGACCGCCGGACCCCCAACCGCCCCACCGCCGACCGCCCCACGGCCGACCGGCACGACGACGACCCCCGCACCGCCGACCGGCACGACGACGACCGGCACGACGACGACCGGCACGACGACGACCGCCGCGCCGAGGCCGCGCCGACCGAGATCCGGCCCCTGCGCCGCGGCTCCGGGCCGTCGGGCTCCCGCCGCTCGGACGAGCCCTGGTCGGACGAGCCCCGGACGAGCGCGCCCCGCACGAGCGAGCACCGGACGAGCGTGCCGGCCGAGCCCTGGTCGGCGGCCGACCCGTGGGCCGCCGCCACCCCGCTGCACGACGACCTCTCCGCGCCGACCGCGTTCCCCGGGCCGGCCGAACCCACCGCGGCCGCCGCGCCCGCCGACCGCCACCGCCCCGGCTACAGCGGCGCCCGCGACCCCGGCTTCGACGACTCCGGCTACGTCGGCGCCCCGAGCTACGACCCCCGGCGCCACCACCCCGTCGCCCCGCCGGCTGCCGACCCCGCCGCCACCCAGTGGTGGCCCGCGCTCCCGCCCGAGACGCCCGCGGCCGACCCCGCGGCCGACCCCGTCGACGCGCGCCACGGCCGCCCCCTCGAGGACCGCCACCCGGCCCCCGAGTTGCCCCGCACCGGCCGCCGCCGCCGGGCCGAGGACACCGGGACCGGTCCGGCCGCCGAGGCCACCCTCGACCTCGCCGCCCTCGTGCGCGAGCGCCCCGGCCGCCGCCGCTCCCGCTACGAGCCCGAGGCCCCGGCCACCGGGTCCGGGGAGGCCGGCGCCCGGCGCGCCGCCGCCGACCCGCCGCGGCGCGCCGATCCCGACCGCGGCACCCCGTCCGACGACGCCCCGCTCCCGCGGTCCGGGCGCCGCCGCGCGCCCGAGGACGGCGTCACGGACCCCCTGCCGCGGGTCACCGACGACGGCGGGACGGCCCGGCCGCGGCGGCGCCGCAGCGTCGACGTGCCGCCGGACCCCTACTGGGCACCCCTGTCGGCGCGGGGGAGCGACGCGGGCCGCCACTCCCGCCCGCGCTGA
- the dut gene encoding dUTP diphosphatase, producing MGGARPLEVEIVRLDPALPLPAYARPGDAGVDLACTTDVVLAPGRRELVGTGVAVALPAGYAGFVHPRSGLAARTGLSIVNAPGTVDAGYRGEIRVCLVNLGQDEVRLARGDRIAQLVVQRVEQVRFVEVDVLPGSERGTGGHGSTGGHAVLGGGAR from the coding sequence GTGGGTGGCGCGCGCCCGCTCGAGGTCGAGATCGTGCGGCTCGACCCGGCGCTCCCGCTGCCCGCGTACGCGCGGCCCGGCGACGCGGGCGTCGACCTGGCCTGCACCACCGACGTCGTGCTGGCCCCCGGGCGTCGCGAGCTCGTCGGCACCGGGGTCGCGGTGGCGCTGCCCGCCGGGTACGCCGGGTTCGTGCACCCCCGGTCCGGGCTGGCCGCGCGCACGGGCCTGTCGATCGTCAACGCCCCCGGAACCGTCGACGCCGGCTACCGCGGGGAGATCCGCGTGTGCCTGGTCAACCTCGGGCAGGACGAGGTGCGGCTGGCCCGCGGCGACCGGATCGCCCAGCTCGTCGTGCAGCGGGTGGAGCAGGTGCGGTTCGTGGAGGTCGACGTGCTGCCGGGGTCCGAGCGCGGCACGGGCGGGCACGGGTCGACCGGCGGGCACGCGGTCCTCGGCGGTGGTGCGCGGTGA
- a CDS encoding DUF3093 domain-containing protein — protein MNEHAPAADPATSGTSGFDERLSVPWWWYLPAIGVAVLLGAEIHMGYPGIRAWIGYAALIPLAVAVLVWLGRVRVQVRDGELRAGGAALALRHVGRVDVLRDRDEKQVALGPDLDPTAHLLHRAWVRPVVRVEVTDPADPTPYWVVSVRDAEGLVRALGR, from the coding sequence GTGAACGAGCACGCACCGGCCGCGGACCCTGCGACGTCCGGCACGTCCGGATTCGACGAGCGGTTGTCCGTGCCGTGGTGGTGGTACCTCCCGGCGATCGGCGTCGCGGTGCTCCTGGGCGCCGAGATCCACATGGGCTACCCGGGCATCCGGGCCTGGATCGGGTACGCCGCGCTGATCCCGCTGGCGGTCGCCGTGCTGGTCTGGCTCGGGCGGGTGCGGGTGCAGGTCCGCGACGGCGAGCTGCGCGCCGGCGGCGCCGCGCTGGCGCTGCGGCACGTGGGCCGCGTCGACGTCCTGCGCGACCGCGACGAGAAGCAGGTGGCGCTCGGCCCGGACCTCGACCCCACCGCGCACCTGCTGCACCGCGCGTGGGTGCGGCCGGTGGTGCGGGTGGAGGTCACCGACCCGGCCGACCCGACGCCGTACTGGGTGGTCAGCGTGCGCGACGCCGAGGGGCTGGTCAGGGCGCTGGGCCGCTGA
- a CDS encoding DUF4193 domain-containing protein has translation MATDYDAPRRNETDDMAEDSLDELKARRNEAQSSVVDVDETDTAESFELPGADLSGEELTVKVIPKQADEFTCSSCFLVHHRSRLAESSPQFVCRDCAA, from the coding sequence ATGGCAACCGACTACGACGCTCCACGGCGCAACGAGACCGACGACATGGCGGAGGACTCGCTCGACGAGCTGAAGGCCCGTCGCAACGAGGCTCAGTCGTCCGTGGTCGACGTGGACGAGACCGACACGGCCGAGAGCTTCGAGCTCCCGGGCGCCGACCTGTCCGGCGAGGAGCTCACCGTCAAGGTGATCCCGAAGCAGGCCGACGAGTTCACCTGCTCCAGCTGCTTCCTGGTGCACCACCGCAGCCGCCTGGCCGAGAGCAGCCCCCAGTTCGTCTGCCGCGACTGCGCGGCCTGA
- a CDS encoding phosphotransferase family protein encodes MTASTTPGSAPDGTPHGLVPGADPGTVGPWLAERLGDPRWAECALSPIGGGRSNLTYRVDSPAGAVVLRRPPVGQVAATAHDMGRERRVITGLAGTAVPVPAVLAWSEEGPPVDAPCFVMELVDGVVPLGELPAGWADTEADRGRAGAALVDVLVALHAVDPHEVGLGDFGRPEGFMARQVRRWGKQWDAARESGGAVEESTATALTGLSAALAAEVPQAQRNTIVHGDYRIDNCLFDADDPGRIRAVLDWELSTLGDPLADLGLLLVYWHEADDDPVWRAAQHLSSPTRLPGFPTRTELATAYARGSGLDLEQLPWYVAFGAFKLAVVLAGILARVHAGMVPASMAEGLDDAVDPLVALGEHVLAHGLERSAR; translated from the coding sequence GTGACCGCGTCGACGACCCCCGGCTCCGCACCCGACGGCACCCCCCACGGCCTCGTCCCCGGCGCCGATCCCGGCACCGTCGGACCCTGGTTGGCCGAGCGGCTGGGCGACCCCCGGTGGGCGGAGTGCGCGCTGTCGCCGATCGGCGGGGGCCGCTCCAACCTGACCTACCGCGTCGACAGCCCGGCGGGCGCGGTGGTGCTGCGCCGCCCGCCGGTCGGGCAGGTCGCCGCCACCGCGCACGACATGGGCCGCGAGCGGCGGGTCATCACCGGCCTCGCCGGCACCGCGGTCCCCGTGCCGGCCGTGCTGGCCTGGTCCGAGGAGGGCCCGCCCGTCGACGCGCCGTGCTTCGTCATGGAGCTCGTCGACGGCGTGGTGCCGCTGGGCGAGCTGCCGGCGGGCTGGGCCGACACCGAGGCCGACCGCGGGCGCGCCGGTGCCGCGCTGGTCGACGTGCTGGTGGCGCTGCACGCCGTCGACCCCCACGAGGTCGGTCTCGGCGACTTCGGCCGGCCCGAGGGGTTCATGGCCCGCCAGGTCCGCCGCTGGGGGAAGCAGTGGGACGCGGCGCGCGAGTCGGGCGGCGCCGTCGAGGAGAGCACCGCCACCGCGCTCACCGGGCTGAGCGCGGCGCTGGCCGCGGAGGTGCCGCAGGCGCAGCGGAACACGATCGTCCACGGCGACTACCGCATCGACAACTGCCTCTTCGACGCCGACGACCCCGGCCGCATCCGCGCGGTGCTCGACTGGGAGCTCTCGACGCTCGGCGACCCGCTCGCCGACCTGGGGCTGCTGCTCGTCTACTGGCACGAGGCCGACGACGACCCGGTGTGGCGGGCCGCGCAGCACCTGTCGAGCCCGACGCGGCTGCCCGGCTTCCCCACCCGCACCGAGCTGGCCACCGCCTACGCGCGGGGGTCGGGCCTCGACCTGGAGCAGCTGCCCTGGTACGTCGCCTTCGGCGCCTTCAAGCTGGCCGTGGTGCTGGCCGGGATCCTGGCCCGCGTGCACGCCGGGATGGTGCCGGCGTCGATGGCCGAGGGCCTCGACGACGCGGTCGACCCGCTCGTCGCGCTGGGCGAGCACGTGCTGGCCCACGGCCTCGAGCGGAGCGCCCGGTGA